The Undibacterium cyanobacteriorum genomic sequence TTGTAAGCGAGGTCGCCCAGAATTGCGCCCTAGCCCTTAGAACTAACATGGAGAAAACTTATGGGTATCAATGATTGGCCTGAAGATCAACGTCCCCGCGAACGCCTGATACGGCAAGGCGCGGTTGCTTTATCCGACGCCGAATTGTTAGCGGTTTTCTTGCGCGTGGGGGTCAAAGGCAGAAGTGCAGTCGACCTTGGGCGCGAGATGCTGCAAGAATTCGGCTCGCTGCGCGCCCTTTTCGGTGCCAGCCTCAGCGATTTCTCGCAAATCCACGGCCTCGGCAGCGCCAAGTTCGCTCAACTGCAAGCCGTGCTCGAACTCGCCAAACGTTCGATCTCAGAAGAGTTACAAAGCCAATCCTCACTCTCGTCACCACAGGCGGTTAAACAATTTTTGCAGCTGCAACTCGGACACAAAGCCTACGAATGCTTTAGTGTGCTCTTCCTTGATGTGAAAAACCGTCTGATTCACGCCCAGGAATTATTTCGTGGCAGCCTGAGCCATGCCAGTGTCTACCCACGCGAAGTGGTCAAACTGGCGCTGGCCCACAATGCCGCCAGCCTGATCTTGGCGCACAACCACCCTTCCGGTTCAACCGAGCCCAGCCAAGCCGATTTAAGCCTGACGCAAACCCTCAAATCTGCCCTGAATTTGGTCGATATTCGGGTTCTAGACCATTTTATCGTTGCCAATAGCCACATTTATTCCTTCGCCGAACATGGGCAAATTTGAGCTTCACACCATGCGTAAACCACTGTTCTCATAGGAGAAAACCACGCACAGTTCAACTGAAAATCAAATTGTTAAATTTTTTAATTGCTAGAATTTACAATTGTTTTTCGCAAGTCGTTGATATTCCGAAGTTTTTTCGCTATACTTCTGTTTTTTCCAATTTCGGAAATCAATTAAGGAGTGAAACATGGCGCGTGTATGCCAAGTTACTGGGAAGGGGCCAATGGTTGGCAACAATGTTTCCCATGCAAACAACAAAACTAAACGTCGCTTTTTGCCTAACCTGCAAAACCGTCGCTTTTTCGTAGAATCTGAGAATCGCTGGGTTTCCTTGCGTTTGTCTAACGCAGGTTTGCGTGTAGTTGACAAAATCGGTATCGATGCCGTTTTGGCCGACTTACGTGCTCGCGGCGAAAAAGTTTAAGCTGACGCTGTTCACAGAAATACTTGTTAGGAAAATATCATGGCTAAATCTGGTCGCGACAAAATCAAACTAGAATCGACTGCTGGCACGGGTCACTTCTACACGACATCGAAAAACAAACGTACGATGCCTGAAAAAATGGAAATCATGAAGTTCGATCCAAAGGCACGTAAGCACGTTATCTACAAAGAAACAAAAATCAAGTAATCTTGTTTTTCGTCTCTTAAGATGTCAAAAAAACCTGCAAATTTTTGCAGGTTTTTTTTCGTCCAGGTTTTACCGGTTACGTCAATGGCGCTTAAAGAATGCAGAGTGAGTGTTTATCTGTGTCTTAAGAAAGTTGAAATTTAATTACTCATTTAGCATTAATATGTTACTTTCGTTTCTTTGCTTCAAAACAAATTAGGTACTTAAATGAACTTGACGACACTCTTAGATTCGAACGTCGTGAAAATAGTGCGAGGTGACTGTTTAATTGATGAGCTTGAGAATGAGGACCATGCAGGCCCACTTGAAATTGAGTTTTCTAACGGGGGAGCGCTTCAGTTTCGACTGGGCGATGACGCGGTCATTGTTATCCTCAACCTTCTTGGCCGTGAATCTCCGCGTCTGATCGGCGAACTTAGCGAATATCAGCCGATTGAAGTTGCTTTGGGCGGATGCATGGCAAATGGAGTAATAAAAATAACTGGTGTTAATCCAATTGAATGGGACGGGTTGGTTGTTGGTTATCGACTGGATTTTGGCAGTAGCAATTTTATTTGCTATTACAACGCAGGTGATTACGCAAAGATCTATCGCAACGAGATGCCGCGTTCGCTCGGCGGTGGACACGAGTTAATCTTTAGGGGGCGCATGCTCAGTCCGTAACAATTCGTATATGGACTCTCCCCCAAAGTACAAGAAATTAATCAATAGTTTTGGCGCGTGGAATAAGCCTGCAGTCGTATATCCGGCATCTAATGTGGAATCTATTGTGTCCCGTGCCGACATGGAATCTGCGTGATCATTGCGCCACTCGTTACAAGCGGCAGGCGTGAAGCTGCCGGAAGAGTTATCGGCGTTTTGATGATCTGATTTCGATCCGTTGTGCCATGTTGGATAACAGTATCTACGCGGGCTGTGTCTTGAGAGAGTTGGAACTTCGTTGCTGATTTGGCATTAATATGTTAATTTGTTTTTTTCACTTTAATACAAGTTAGGCATGCCCACGAGATGACGATATTCGGTGATATCTCTTCCTTCGCCATTGAGGCCATGATCGAGCCTCATCTTGTTCCACCCTCTATTCCTTGGGGAAGAATGAGGATTTGGTGCCAAGGTGTCTCTCTCGGCAACTTTGATGATGAGCATTGCGGTCTAGATCAATCATTTGATGGCCTGCATGACATTGCCAACCAACTCGATTCTTATTGGCTTGATGAGTTTGCCTCAATGCCGCCAATCGAGATCATCGATCTCCTTGATGCTCACCTATTCGGTTGGTGTGGCGATGAGGAGCTTGAGGATGAACGTTCGCTTGAAGAACTTCGAAAAGATGTTGATCGATACGGGAGGTTCTCAATCATGACCAATTGGGGTGAGCAATTCGATGGTATTGAAAAGCCATTCATCCTTTGTCCCCCAACTGGAGCGGTCCACATTCTCTCCAGAGGGTTCGATCCCGATTCCAATTTCACCCTTCTCACAACTCGGGCAGACTTCATTTCGGCGGTGAACAATGCTTACATCTGGTTTCAAGAACAAAGGCATGCATTGAGTGAGCCTCGGCATGCCTAACCAATCAATGTAGCCGTCGGCACCGCTACGCGGTCCCGGGTCTTATTTCGAAGGTTATTGACTATGCATCCCATCCACTTCTACGAAACAAACAAGCCATATGGTTGTTTCTCGAACTTTGCTCGATTTCCAATCCTAGTTGATGGGACGGAATGGCCCACAAGCGAGCACTACTTCCAAGCTTCAAAGTTCACCTCCGAGAAGGATCGCGAAGAGGTCCGAGCGGCTTCTACGCCATATAAGGCGGCCCAAATTGGCCGAGAGAGAAATAGATCGTTTCGATCCGATTGGGATCAGGTCAGAGACCAATTCATGAGAATTGCTCTCGCCGCAAAATTCGGTGAACATCCAAAATTAATGCAACTTTTGATTTCAACGGGCAATTGCGTCTTAATTGAGCACACTTCAAACGATTCGTACTGGGCTGATGGTGGCGATGGATCAGGTAGAAATCGGCTCGGAGAATTGCTCATGGAGTTGCGCGCTTCCGTTCAACCTACCCCGTGCCCATTTTTCGTGCCTCCGTGGATCAAATACCCCGATATTGAACCTTCAGATATGCATTGGAGAATGGGTGCTGGAGAAGACTACCTTACCAATTGTTCGAAATGGTACAGCTCCCTTCCGAAGGATGTGCGAGATGAATACAACACATATTTTCGTGCTCCTCCCGAATGGTCACAGTCGTGGCACTCAATCTAATCACTCCATGCACTCAACCGCTATCGCTGAGCGGCCTCGACGGTGCTGTCGAATCGTTATCACTTAGGACTTTTATGATGGACAAGCCTACTGAAAAACTTCTAGTTGCTGCTGAACTACTAGATCGTGCACTTCGTTTGTGTTACGGCGGAGACTCATTTTTTTCGGCTCTTCATTTAGCTGGTGCTGCGGAAGAGATTTTCGGTGCCTATGTTACGCGTAAGGGAGGAAAGTCAGCTTTCAAGAATTTGCAGACAGGTGCGATTGAGCTTTCTCAACACTTCAACGACGGTTCAGATTCGACGCCAAAAGACATCGCGGATTTATTGAACTCTGCAAAGAATCGAACTAAACATTTGCATGTTGATGCAAATGATGACGACAATATTTACTTCGAACCAAAGCGTCAAGCGCATGATCTATTGGATCGCGCTGTATCAAACTATTACTGTTTAATGGCCCATTTTGAACTCCCAGAAACCGAGCTTGTTCGAAGATTCAATTCTGGGCTGATTAGCAGAGAAACATAATAAGACAGTCGTGGGGATCACCAAAAATTTGTTCGCTTACTGATAAATTTATGTCGACGGTGATCCTGACACATCCATACTACGTCACAATTCCAAAGCTCTTTTTAAACATCACCAAACAAAAATGGCGCCCAAGGCGCCATCTTTAATTCCGACTTCAATCTCTCATTTACGCATAGGTACGCAAACGGAACGAAAATTCTTGCAATGCTTTGATGCCAGAGGCTTCGGCACGAGTGCACCAATCTTGCAATTGAACT encodes the following:
- the radC gene encoding RadC family protein — translated: MGINDWPEDQRPRERLIRQGAVALSDAELLAVFLRVGVKGRSAVDLGREMLQEFGSLRALFGASLSDFSQIHGLGSAKFAQLQAVLELAKRSISEELQSQSSLSSPQAVKQFLQLQLGHKAYECFSVLFLDVKNRLIHAQELFRGSLSHASVYPREVVKLALAHNAASLILAHNHPSGSTEPSQADLSLTQTLKSALNLVDIRVLDHFIVANSHIYSFAEHGQI
- the rpmB gene encoding 50S ribosomal protein L28; translated protein: MARVCQVTGKGPMVGNNVSHANNKTKRRFLPNLQNRRFFVESENRWVSLRLSNAGLRVVDKIGIDAVLADLRARGEKV
- the rpmG gene encoding 50S ribosomal protein L33 — protein: MAKSGRDKIKLESTAGTGHFYTTSKNKRTMPEKMEIMKFDPKARKHVIYKETKIK
- a CDS encoding NADAR family protein; the protein is MHPIHFYETNKPYGCFSNFARFPILVDGTEWPTSEHYFQASKFTSEKDREEVRAASTPYKAAQIGRERNRSFRSDWDQVRDQFMRIALAAKFGEHPKLMQLLISTGNCVLIEHTSNDSYWADGGDGSGRNRLGELLMELRASVQPTPCPFFVPPWIKYPDIEPSDMHWRMGAGEDYLTNCSKWYSSLPKDVRDEYNTYFRAPPEWSQSWHSI